A genome region from Gigantopelta aegis isolate Gae_Host chromosome 3, Gae_host_genome, whole genome shotgun sequence includes the following:
- the LOC121367689 gene encoding PRKR-interacting protein 1 homolog — protein MAEKEEGKVVVAKTPYELQRMRLDKLMKNPTKPVYIAEKSKDSSMRAPLEFIRNVWGSSAGAGSGDFHVYRGVRRREYARQKFLNEKHSKEDQDEEFQDRLETHKKEAEERTAKKRQKRLKKKAKLKAKAKKMKKHNSSKGQVDENDDEDEESDEDNEGSGEKRDESCEKNGESCPKSENSCEKQEKHVEKQEKHVEKQENTCDTSNPGSEKDRLSNG, from the exons ATGGCTGAAAAGGAGGAAGGGAAAGTTGTTGTGGCCAAAACACCGTATGAACTTCAAAGAATGAGGCTGGACAAGTTAATGAAAAATCCA ACCAAACCAGTTTATATTGCTGAAAAGTCTAAAGATTCTTCAATGAGGGCTCCATTGGAATTTATACGGAATGTCTGGG GATCAAGTGCTGGAGCAGGAAGTGGTGACTTCCATGTGTATCGAGGTGTGCGTCGAAGAGAATATGCCAGACAGAAATTCCTGAATGAAAAACATTCAAAA GAAGACCAAGACGAAGAATTTCAGGATAGACTGGAAACCCACAAGAAGGAGGCTGAGGAGAGAACAGCAAAGAAAAGACAAAAGAG ACTGAAGAAAAAGGCCAAATTAAAAGCAAAGGCAAAGAAAATGAAGAAGCATAACTCTTCAAAGG GCCAGGTTGATGAAAATGATGACGAAGATGAAGAAAGTGATGAGGATAATGAGGGAAGTGGTGAGAAAAGAGATGAGAGTTGTGAGAAAAATGGGGAAAGTTGTCCAAAAAGTGAGAACAGTTGTGAGAAACAGGAGAAACATGTTGAGAAACAAGAGAAACATGTTGAGAAACAGGAGAACACTTGTGACACTAGCAATCCTGGTAGTGAAAAAGATCGTTTGAGTAATGGCTAA
- the LOC121367688 gene encoding voltage-gated hydrogen channel 1-like isoform X1 codes for MKFVMDGFHKLHDDFEKVIEKDGSSSSVTDSDDASKHEQQTVRECVNHAIHTNKFQIGVIILVILDCLLVIVELLLDLRVFELPDHENHIAPKIIHYCSIAILSVFMVEIMVRMYALRLEFFKHKLEMFDSAVVIVSFVLDIVYRNQEGAANGVGLLIVLRLWRVTRILNGIVLSVKRQAEKRLLREHRLRLACEQELAKFREYCTGQEHEIETLKELLRKNNIDFVENQEEPPMFSTIDVVAEVNETIHDSDPNSTDGAKESSSDHS; via the exons ATGAAg tTCGTTATGGATGGTTTTCACAAGCTACATGATGACTTTGAGAAGGTGATTGAGAAGGATGGCAGCAGTAGCTCGGTGACGGATTCTGACGATGCATCAAAACATGAACAACAGACGGTCCGCGAATGTGTCAACCATGCGATTCACACAAACAAGTTTCAGATTGGCGTCATCATTCTGGTCATCCTGGACTGTTTACTGGTCATTGTGGAACTCTTACTGGACTTGAGAGTATTCGAGCTTCCAGATCATGAGAATCACATTGCACCtaaaattattcattattgCAGCATAGCCATCTTGAGTGTGTTTATGGTGGAGATAATGGTGCGGATGTACGCTCTGCGGTTGGAGTTCTTCAAGCACAAACTGGAAATGTTTGATTCTGCTGTGGTCATCGTATCGTTTGTGTTAGACATTGTGTATAGAAACCAGGAGGGGGCGGCCAATGGTGTCGGCTTGCTGATTGTACTCCGGCTGTGGAGAGTTACAAGAATTCTGAatg GAATAGTTCTGTCAGTGAAGCGACAAGCAGAAAAGAGACTTCTGCGAGAGCATCGCCTTCGACTTGCCTGCGAGCAAGAGCTTGCCAAATTCCGAGAATATTGCACAGGGCAGGAGCATGAGATCGAAACCTTGAAAGAACTGCTTCGGAAAAACAACATAGACTTTGTTGAGAATCAAGAAGAACCTCCAATGTTCAGTACAATCGATGTGGTGGCAGAGGTGAACGAAACCATCCATGATTCAGATCCCAATTCAACTGACGGAGCAAAAGAAAGTAGTAGTGACCATTCTTAA
- the LOC121367688 gene encoding voltage-gated hydrogen channel 1-like isoform X2, translated as MDGFHKLHDDFEKVIEKDGSSSSVTDSDDASKHEQQTVRECVNHAIHTNKFQIGVIILVILDCLLVIVELLLDLRVFELPDHENHIAPKIIHYCSIAILSVFMVEIMVRMYALRLEFFKHKLEMFDSAVVIVSFVLDIVYRNQEGAANGVGLLIVLRLWRVTRILNGIVLSVKRQAEKRLLREHRLRLACEQELAKFREYCTGQEHEIETLKELLRKNNIDFVENQEEPPMFSTIDVVAEVNETIHDSDPNSTDGAKESSSDHS; from the exons ATGGATGGTTTTCACAAGCTACATGATGACTTTGAGAAGGTGATTGAGAAGGATGGCAGCAGTAGCTCGGTGACGGATTCTGACGATGCATCAAAACATGAACAACAGACGGTCCGCGAATGTGTCAACCATGCGATTCACACAAACAAGTTTCAGATTGGCGTCATCATTCTGGTCATCCTGGACTGTTTACTGGTCATTGTGGAACTCTTACTGGACTTGAGAGTATTCGAGCTTCCAGATCATGAGAATCACATTGCACCtaaaattattcattattgCAGCATAGCCATCTTGAGTGTGTTTATGGTGGAGATAATGGTGCGGATGTACGCTCTGCGGTTGGAGTTCTTCAAGCACAAACTGGAAATGTTTGATTCTGCTGTGGTCATCGTATCGTTTGTGTTAGACATTGTGTATAGAAACCAGGAGGGGGCGGCCAATGGTGTCGGCTTGCTGATTGTACTCCGGCTGTGGAGAGTTACAAGAATTCTGAatg GAATAGTTCTGTCAGTGAAGCGACAAGCAGAAAAGAGACTTCTGCGAGAGCATCGCCTTCGACTTGCCTGCGAGCAAGAGCTTGCCAAATTCCGAGAATATTGCACAGGGCAGGAGCATGAGATCGAAACCTTGAAAGAACTGCTTCGGAAAAACAACATAGACTTTGTTGAGAATCAAGAAGAACCTCCAATGTTCAGTACAATCGATGTGGTGGCAGAGGTGAACGAAACCATCCATGATTCAGATCCCAATTCAACTGACGGAGCAAAAGAAAGTAGTAGTGACCATTCTTAA